A window of Saccopteryx leptura isolate mSacLep1 chromosome 5, mSacLep1_pri_phased_curated, whole genome shotgun sequence contains these coding sequences:
- the GID8 gene encoding glucose-induced degradation protein 8 homolog isoform X1, whose product MSYTEKPDEITKDEWMEKLNNLHVQRADMNRLIMNYLVTEGFKEAAEKFRMESGIEPSVDLETLDERIKIREMILKGQIQEAIALINSLHPELLDTNRYLYFHLQQQHLIELIRQRETEAALEFAQTQLAEQGEESRECLTEMERTLALLAFDNPEDSPFGDLLNMMQRQKVWSEVNQAVLDYENRESTPKLAKLLKLLLWAQNELDQKKVKYPKMTDLSKGVIEEPK is encoded by the exons atgagttacACAGAGAAACCCGACGAAATCACGAAGGATGAGTGGATGGAGAAGCTCAATAACTTACACGTGCAGCGCGCAGACATGAACCGCCTCATCATGAACTACCTGGTCACAG AGGGCTTCAAGGAAGCCGCAGAGAAGTTTCGGATGGAATCCGGGATCGAGCCCAGCGTGGACCTGGAAACCCTTGATGAGCGGATCAAGATCCGTGAGATGATCCTGAAGGGGCAGATCCAGGAGGCCATTGCCCTGATCAATAGCCTACACCCTGAGCTGCTGGACACCAACCGCTACCTGTACTTCCACCTGCAG CAGCAGCACTTGATCGAGCTGATCCGGCAGCGGGAGACGGAGGCGGCCCTGGAGTTCGCCCAGACGCAGCTGGCGGAGCAGGGCGAGGAGAGCCGGGAGTGCCTGACCGAGATGGAGCGCACGCTGGCCCTGCTGGCCTTCGACAACCCCGAGGACTCACCCTTTGGCGACCTTCTGAACATGATGCAGAGGCAGAAG gTGTGGAGTGAAGTGAACCAGGCTGTCCTGGATTACGAAAATCGCGAGTCAACACCCAAGCTGGCAAAATTACTGAAACTACTCCTTTGGGCTCAGAACGAGCTGGACCAGAAGAAAGTCAAGTACCCCAAAATGACGGACCTCAGCAAAGGCGTCATCGAGGAGCCCAAGTAG
- the GID8 gene encoding glucose-induced degradation protein 8 homolog isoform X2, which translates to MTRLIMNYLVTEGFKEAAEKFRMESGIEPSVDLETLDERIKIREMILKGQIQEAIALINSLHPELLDTNRYLYFHLQQQHLIELIRQRETEAALEFAQTQLAEQGEESRECLTEMERTLALLAFDNPEDSPFGDLLNMMQRQKVWSEVNQAVLDYENRESTPKLAKLLKLLLWAQNELDQKKVKYPKMTDLSKGVIEEPK; encoded by the exons ATGACCCGCCTCATCATGAACTACCTGGTCACAG AGGGCTTCAAGGAAGCCGCAGAGAAGTTTCGGATGGAATCCGGGATCGAGCCCAGCGTGGACCTGGAAACCCTTGATGAGCGGATCAAGATCCGTGAGATGATCCTGAAGGGGCAGATCCAGGAGGCCATTGCCCTGATCAATAGCCTACACCCTGAGCTGCTGGACACCAACCGCTACCTGTACTTCCACCTGCAG CAGCAGCACTTGATCGAGCTGATCCGGCAGCGGGAGACGGAGGCGGCCCTGGAGTTCGCCCAGACGCAGCTGGCGGAGCAGGGCGAGGAGAGCCGGGAGTGCCTGACCGAGATGGAGCGCACGCTGGCCCTGCTGGCCTTCGACAACCCCGAGGACTCACCCTTTGGCGACCTTCTGAACATGATGCAGAGGCAGAAG gTGTGGAGTGAAGTGAACCAGGCTGTCCTGGATTACGAAAATCGCGAGTCAACACCCAAGCTGGCAAAATTACTGAAACTACTCCTTTGGGCTCAGAACGAGCTGGACCAGAAGAAAGTCAAGTACCCCAAAATGACGGACCTCAGCAAAGGCGTCATCGAGGAGCCCAAGTAG